From a region of the Streptomyces sp. NBC_01454 genome:
- a CDS encoding ABC transporter permease, with protein sequence MSTDRRPDHRSDHPRGHRFARSPHSAGLRHVLTHLITPLLMCVGMGLAYLGAFANPAPHHLPVAVVGSGRSAQLLAQSINDKADGALEVRTVGDRSAAVDGLKHQEFFGAYVSNPHGANSVSGVAGTAADSGVQGAARGVRTPGGADSPGAAAARAGADRAAGSARPAPELLVATAGSDTSATVVQKVFTPIAAHQGAPLKVTDVVPTAEDDPTGQGIFFLLVAISIGSYASVAVIGGAGAVLPMRLRAALALGMSFVVGLIGTAFAGPVFHLVDHGLEGLWGMAWLYSAGILLIGTGLHTFLKRWTTLGVMALFVMLNFTSSGGIFRPEMQNGFFAALHSFWNGAGFVEGTRSHVYFGGYGLSGHVWTLVWWLVAGVVTVGVAAPAERRRRRAEAEAVANAAAVAAAAVRATVPEPGPAPAPVAVPALASALASAPASAASWERSGGAAGAGTGDRGAVVAEERAREEEREEEMEEAVGV encoded by the coding sequence ATGAGTACGGACCGACGTCCCGACCACCGAAGCGATCACCCGCGCGGCCACCGTTTCGCGCGATCCCCGCACTCCGCCGGGCTGCGGCACGTCCTGACGCACCTGATCACCCCGCTGTTGATGTGCGTCGGGATGGGGCTGGCGTATCTGGGCGCCTTCGCCAACCCGGCGCCGCACCACCTGCCCGTCGCGGTCGTCGGGTCGGGCCGCAGCGCGCAGCTGCTCGCCCAGTCGATCAATGACAAGGCGGACGGCGCGCTGGAGGTACGGACCGTCGGCGACCGGTCGGCGGCGGTCGACGGGCTCAAGCACCAGGAGTTCTTCGGCGCGTATGTGAGCAACCCTCACGGCGCGAACAGCGTTTCCGGCGTGGCGGGCACGGCAGCGGACTCGGGCGTCCAGGGTGCTGCGCGTGGGGTGCGCACACCGGGTGGGGCGGATTCGCCGGGCGCGGCGGCGGCGCGGGCCGGCGCCGACAGGGCCGCGGGCTCCGCGCGGCCGGCCCCCGAGCTGCTGGTGGCGACCGCCGGGTCCGACACCAGCGCCACCGTCGTACAGAAGGTCTTCACCCCGATCGCGGCGCACCAGGGCGCGCCGCTGAAGGTCACGGACGTGGTGCCGACGGCCGAGGACGACCCGACGGGGCAGGGCATCTTCTTCCTGCTGGTCGCGATCAGCATCGGTTCCTATGCGTCGGTCGCGGTGATCGGCGGTGCCGGAGCCGTGCTGCCGATGCGGCTGCGGGCGGCGCTGGCGCTCGGTATGTCCTTCGTCGTCGGCCTGATCGGCACGGCGTTCGCCGGTCCGGTCTTCCACCTCGTCGACCACGGCCTCGAGGGCCTGTGGGGCATGGCCTGGCTCTACTCCGCCGGCATTCTGCTGATCGGCACCGGACTGCACACCTTCCTCAAGCGCTGGACCACGCTCGGTGTGATGGCCCTCTTCGTGATGCTCAATTTCACTTCCTCCGGCGGGATCTTCCGCCCCGAGATGCAGAACGGATTCTTCGCGGCGCTGCACTCGTTCTGGAACGGTGCGGGCTTCGTGGAAGGCACCCGCAGCCATGTCTACTTCGGCGGCTACGGCCTGTCCGGACATGTCTGGACGCTGGTGTGGTGGCTGGTCGCCGGCGTGGTGACGGTCGGTGTGGCGGCGCCGGCCGAGAGGCGGCGGCGCCGCGCGGAGGCGGAGGCGGTGGCCAACGCCGCGGCGGTGGCGGCGGCCGCGGTGCGGGCGACGGTGCCGGAGCCGGGTCCGGCACCGGCTCCTGTTGCGGTGCCGGCTCTGGCGTCCGCTCTGGCGTCCGCTCCGGCATCGGCTGCGTCGTGGGAGCGGAGTGGCGGGGCGGCCGGGGCGGGGACGGGTGACCGGGGTGCGGTCGTAGCTGAGGAGAGGGCGAGGGAAGAGGAGAGGGAAGAGGAGATGGAAGAGGCTGTGGGGGTGTAG
- a CDS encoding DUF2252 domain-containing protein produces MSRVPYVPGFAKAEAQGPSPKAVGKALRERLPRSEQAALSTAAGRPDAVAAVEASNAGRLPELTPIRVGRMAASPFAFLRGSAGLMAYDLTADPTTGIGAQICGDAHAANFGLYGDARGGLVIDLNDFDETLYGPWEWDVKRLATSMVLAGRETGASEDDCRKAAQDVAGAYRRTMRLLAKLPVTEAWNAIANEELVSHTDARDLVGTLERVADKARKNTSARFAAKATERTADGGRRFVDARPVLRRVPDAEAAAVGASLAGYLDTLPEDRLPLLARYAVHDVAFRVVGTGSVGLRSYVVLLLDHRGEPLVLQVKEARGSVLAPYVEKAGFPVPPVIHEGRRIVLGQRRMQVVSDILLGWTTVQDIASPGSGGETSGTARRDGLPFQVRQFRNRKGSVDPAQLSNDQLDDYARMTGALLARAHAHSADPRLVAGYCGKNEELDEAMANFAISYADRTEADHAALAAAVKNGRIAAETGV; encoded by the coding sequence ATGTCGCGTGTGCCGTACGTACCGGGGTTTGCGAAGGCGGAGGCACAAGGGCCGTCGCCCAAGGCAGTAGGGAAGGCGCTGCGGGAGCGCCTTCCGCGTTCCGAGCAGGCCGCACTGTCGACCGCGGCCGGGCGGCCGGATGCGGTGGCAGCGGTCGAGGCGTCCAATGCCGGCCGGTTGCCCGAGCTGACGCCGATACGGGTCGGCCGGATGGCCGCGAGCCCCTTCGCCTTCCTCCGCGGCTCGGCGGGGCTGATGGCGTACGACCTGACGGCCGACCCCACCACCGGCATCGGCGCGCAGATCTGCGGAGATGCGCACGCCGCCAACTTCGGTCTCTACGGCGACGCCCGGGGCGGCCTGGTCATCGATCTCAACGACTTCGACGAGACCTTGTACGGCCCGTGGGAGTGGGATGTGAAACGGCTCGCCACCTCGATGGTGCTGGCGGGCCGGGAGACCGGCGCGAGCGAGGACGACTGCCGCAAGGCCGCGCAGGATGTGGCGGGCGCGTACCGGCGCACGATGCGGCTGCTGGCCAAGCTTCCGGTGACCGAGGCGTGGAACGCGATCGCCAACGAAGAACTGGTCTCGCACACCGACGCCCGGGATCTGGTGGGGACGCTGGAGCGGGTCGCGGACAAGGCGCGCAAGAACACCAGCGCGCGGTTCGCGGCGAAGGCGACGGAGCGGACGGCGGACGGCGGACGGCGGTTCGTGGACGCCCGGCCGGTGCTGCGGCGGGTGCCGGATGCCGAAGCCGCAGCCGTGGGCGCTTCCCTGGCCGGCTATCTGGACACGCTTCCTGAGGACCGGCTGCCCTTGCTGGCCAGGTACGCCGTGCATGACGTGGCATTCCGCGTGGTCGGCACGGGCAGCGTGGGCCTGCGGTCCTATGTGGTGCTGCTCCTGGACCACCGGGGCGAGCCGCTGGTCCTGCAGGTGAAGGAAGCACGCGGCTCGGTGCTGGCGCCGTATGTGGAGAAGGCCGGCTTCCCGGTGCCGCCGGTAATACATGAGGGGCGCCGGATAGTGCTCGGACAGCGCCGGATGCAGGTGGTCAGCGACATCCTGCTGGGCTGGACGACGGTGCAGGACATAGCCTCGCCCGGCTCGGGCGGCGAGACCTCGGGCACCGCCCGACGGGACGGACTGCCTTTCCAGGTCCGCCAGTTCAGAAACCGTAAGGGCAGCGTGGACCCGGCGCAGCTCTCCAACGATCAGCTGGACGACTACGCGCGAATGACCGGCGCCCTCCTGGCCCGAGCCCACGCACACAGCGCCGACCCCCGTCTGGTGGCCGGCTACTGCGGAAAGAACGAGGAACTCGACGAGGCCATGGCGAACTTCGCGATCTCCTACGCGGACCGAACGGAAGCCGACCACGCAGCGCTCGCCGCAGCGGTGAAGAACGGCCGGATCGCGGCGGAGACGGGGGTCTGA
- a CDS encoding rhodanese-like domain-containing protein, producing MHFGSVPTVGVDALTSEDFLLDVREDDEWEAGHAEGALHIPMSEFVARYGELTEAAPGDGKVYVLCRVGGRSAQVAQYLIQQGVDAVNVAGGMQAWEAAGRPVSDGKGGSGSVV from the coding sequence ATGCATTTTGGTTCTGTGCCCACGGTCGGTGTCGATGCGCTCACGTCGGAAGACTTCCTTCTCGATGTGCGCGAGGACGACGAGTGGGAGGCGGGGCACGCCGAGGGCGCGCTGCACATCCCGATGAGCGAATTCGTTGCCCGATACGGGGAGCTGACCGAGGCGGCTCCTGGAGACGGCAAGGTGTATGTGCTGTGCCGGGTCGGTGGGCGTTCGGCACAGGTCGCCCAGTACCTGATCCAGCAGGGCGTCGACGCGGTGAACGTTGCCGGCGGCATGCAGGCCTGGGAAGCCGCCGGCCGGCCCGTCTCGGACGGCAAGGGCGGCTCGGGGTCGGTCGTCTAG
- a CDS encoding acyl-CoA dehydrogenase family protein, with translation MDFTFTEEQQAATEAAKAVFSGVAPDSVPSPALTPGAVADDFDRTLWRKLADADLLSLLIAPEHGGAGLDAIALCLVLRESAKVLARVPLLECGAAALTLQRYGSDELRAEVLPRIATGDLVVTVATGGHTGHEPAELAVQARPEGTDWIIDGIQTAVPWAQTADRILLPAHTPDGRAVLALVPRTHPGVTLDDQISTSGERLAEVRLDSVRISAQEMIGDATAWSSLRNVLTTGTCALALGLGERVLAMTSDYTSKREQFGFPVATFQAVAVQAADRFIDLRAMEATLWQAAWRITTDATAPLPPAGDVTVAKIWASEGIRRVVQTAQHLHGGFGADTDYPLHRYHAWAKHLELSLGPAAAHEEALGDLLATHPLG, from the coding sequence GTGGACTTCACCTTCACCGAGGAGCAGCAGGCCGCCACCGAAGCCGCGAAGGCCGTCTTCTCCGGGGTCGCCCCGGACAGCGTGCCCAGCCCCGCGCTCACCCCCGGTGCGGTCGCCGACGACTTCGACCGGACGCTGTGGCGCAAGCTCGCCGACGCCGATCTGCTGAGCCTGCTGATCGCGCCCGAGCACGGCGGCGCAGGTCTGGACGCGATCGCGCTCTGCCTGGTCCTCCGCGAGTCGGCCAAGGTTCTGGCGCGGGTCCCACTGCTGGAATGCGGCGCCGCCGCGCTCACCCTCCAGCGCTATGGATCCGATGAGCTACGGGCGGAAGTCCTCCCCCGGATCGCCACCGGCGACCTCGTCGTGACCGTTGCCACCGGCGGCCACACCGGGCACGAACCGGCCGAACTCGCCGTGCAGGCCCGCCCGGAGGGCACCGACTGGATCATCGACGGCATCCAGACCGCCGTCCCCTGGGCCCAGACCGCGGACCGGATCCTGCTGCCCGCCCACACCCCCGACGGCCGTGCCGTCCTCGCACTCGTCCCCCGCACCCACCCCGGCGTCACACTCGACGACCAGATATCCACCAGTGGTGAGCGCCTCGCCGAGGTCCGCCTGGACTCCGTACGCATCAGCGCCCAGGAAATGATCGGCGACGCCACCGCCTGGTCGTCACTGCGCAACGTTCTGACCACCGGCACCTGTGCACTCGCCCTGGGTCTCGGCGAGCGCGTCCTTGCCATGACCAGCGACTACACCAGCAAGCGCGAACAGTTCGGCTTCCCGGTGGCCACCTTCCAGGCCGTCGCCGTCCAGGCCGCCGACCGCTTCATCGACCTGCGCGCCATGGAGGCCACCCTCTGGCAGGCGGCCTGGCGCATCACCACCGACGCGACCGCCCCGCTACCGCCCGCCGGAGATGTGACGGTCGCCAAGATCTGGGCCTCCGAGGGCATCCGCCGCGTCGTCCAGACCGCCCAGCATCTGCACGGCGGCTTCGGCGCCGACACCGACTACCCGCTGCACCGCTACCACGCCTGGGCCAAACATCTCGAACTCTCCCTCGGCCCCGCCGCCGCCCACGAGGAAGCCCTCGGCGACCTGCTCGCGACCCATCCACTGGGCTGA
- the paaE gene encoding 1,2-phenylacetyl-CoA epoxidase subunit PaaE yields MFHPLQVREIERLTDDAVAVTFTVPPELHTTFRHTPGQHIALRRSVDGQEIRRTYSICTPATDQPVLRVGIRLVEDGAFSTYALKELAVGDTVEVMAPAGRFTLDPRPGHFVGIVGGSGITPVLSIAATLLARQPDARFCLIRSDRTAASTMFLEEVADLKDRYPQRFQLLHTLSREEQQAGLPSGRLDEPRLRSLLPALLTIDSVDGWYLCGPYGLVQGAERALHALGVPRTHIHEEIFHVDNGTATAPAVATPAHSTVTATLDGRSGTWPVHDSESLLEAVLRNRADAPYACKGGVCGTCRAFLVKGEVRMDRNFALESDEVDAGYVLACQSHPVTEKVELDFDR; encoded by the coding sequence ATGTTCCACCCGCTCCAGGTCCGGGAGATCGAGCGGCTCACGGACGATGCGGTGGCCGTCACCTTCACGGTCCCGCCCGAGTTGCACACCACCTTCCGGCATACCCCCGGACAGCACATCGCGCTGCGCCGCTCGGTCGACGGCCAGGAGATCCGCCGTACGTACTCCATCTGCACCCCGGCCACCGACCAGCCGGTACTGCGCGTGGGCATCCGCCTCGTCGAGGACGGCGCCTTCTCGACCTACGCGCTCAAGGAACTCGCGGTGGGCGACACGGTGGAGGTCATGGCCCCGGCCGGCCGGTTCACCCTCGACCCGCGCCCCGGCCACTTCGTCGGCATCGTCGGCGGCAGCGGCATCACCCCCGTGCTGTCCATCGCCGCCACCCTGCTCGCCCGGCAGCCGGACGCCCGCTTCTGCCTCATCCGCAGTGACCGCACGGCGGCATCGACGATGTTCCTGGAGGAGGTGGCCGACCTCAAGGACCGCTATCCCCAGCGCTTCCAGCTCCTCCACACACTCTCCCGCGAGGAACAACAAGCCGGCCTGCCCTCCGGCCGCCTGGACGAGCCCCGGCTGCGCTCCCTCCTGCCCGCCCTGCTGACGATCGACTCCGTCGACGGCTGGTACCTCTGCGGCCCCTACGGCCTGGTCCAAGGCGCCGAACGCGCCCTCCATGCTCTGGGCGTGCCCCGCACCCATATCCACGAAGAGATCTTCCACGTCGACAACGGCACCGCAACGGCCCCCGCCGTCGCCACCCCCGCGCACAGCACCGTGACCGCCACCCTCGACGGCCGCTCCGGCACCTGGCCGGTCCACGACAGCGAATCGCTGCTCGAAGCGGTCCTGCGCAACCGCGCTGATGCCCCCTACGCCTGCAAGGGCGGCGTCTGCGGCACCTGCCGCGCCTTCCTGGTCAAGGGCGAGGTCCGGATGGACCGTAACTTCGCCCTGGAATCCGACGAGGTCGACGCGGGATACGTCCTGGCCTGCCAGTCCCATCCGGTCACGGAAAAGGTCGAGCTGGATTTCGACCGCTAG
- the paaD gene encoding 1,2-phenylacetyl-CoA epoxidase subunit PaaD → MVTTTALEAELLALAGSVPDPELPVLTLAELGVLRGVQLTAPGRAEVLLTPTYTGCPAIEAMSADIEQVLHDRGIPEVEVRTVLSPPWTTDAITAEGRRKLAEFGIAPPRPTGPAGGPVAVDLTLRCPHCGSTDTTLLSRFSSTACKALRRCESCREPFDHFKEL, encoded by the coding sequence ATGGTGACCACCACCGCCCTCGAAGCGGAACTACTGGCGCTGGCCGGTTCCGTCCCCGACCCCGAGCTGCCCGTGCTCACCCTCGCCGAGCTGGGCGTTCTGCGCGGTGTGCAGCTGACGGCCCCGGGCCGGGCCGAGGTGCTGCTCACGCCCACCTACACAGGCTGCCCCGCCATCGAGGCGATGTCGGCCGACATAGAGCAGGTGCTGCACGACCGCGGCATCCCCGAGGTAGAGGTCCGCACGGTCCTCAGCCCCCCGTGGACCACGGACGCGATCACCGCCGAGGGCCGCCGCAAGCTCGCCGAGTTCGGCATCGCACCCCCACGCCCCACGGGACCGGCCGGCGGACCGGTCGCCGTCGACCTCACCCTGCGCTGCCCGCACTGCGGATCGACCGACACCACCCTGCTGAGCCGGTTCTCCTCCACCGCGTGCAAGGCCCTGCGCCGCTGTGAGTCCTGCCGTGAACCCTTCGACCACTTCAAGGAGTTGTGA
- the paaC gene encoding 1,2-phenylacetyl-CoA epoxidase subunit PaaC, whose protein sequence is MRNVTATPALPLGDDALILSHRLGEWAGNAPVLEEDVALANIALDLLGQARVLLSLAGDEDELAYLREERQFRNLQLVEQPNGDFAHTIARQLYFSTYQELLFEHLASTESELAPLAAKAVKEVAYHRDHAHQWTLRLGDGTDESHVRMQRALDALWRFTGELFEPVEGLETVPWAALHDSWTTRITRTLEQATLTVPDGPRRGGWTAGAGRQGLHTESFGRMLAEMQHLHRSHPGATW, encoded by the coding sequence TTGAGGAACGTCACCGCCACCCCGGCCCTGCCCCTCGGGGACGACGCCCTGATCCTCTCCCACCGCCTGGGCGAGTGGGCCGGAAACGCCCCGGTCCTGGAGGAGGACGTCGCGCTGGCCAATATCGCGCTGGATCTGCTCGGTCAGGCCCGCGTCCTGCTCTCCCTGGCCGGCGATGAGGACGAGCTGGCCTATCTGCGCGAGGAGCGGCAGTTCCGCAACCTCCAGCTCGTCGAGCAGCCCAACGGCGACTTCGCCCACACCATCGCCCGCCAGCTCTACTTCTCCACCTACCAGGAGCTGCTGTTCGAGCATCTCGCCTCCACGGAAAGCGAGTTGGCTCCCCTGGCCGCGAAGGCCGTCAAGGAGGTCGCCTACCACCGCGACCACGCCCACCAGTGGACCCTGCGCCTGGGTGACGGCACCGACGAGAGCCATGTCCGGATGCAACGCGCGCTGGACGCCCTCTGGCGCTTCACCGGCGAACTGTTCGAGCCGGTGGAGGGGCTGGAAACGGTGCCCTGGGCGGCTCTGCACGACAGCTGGACCACACGCATCACCCGCACCCTGGAGCAAGCGACCCTCACCGTCCCCGACGGCCCCCGGCGCGGCGGCTGGACGGCCGGCGCGGGCCGCCAGGGACTGCACACCGAATCGTTCGGACGGATGCTCGCCGAGATGCAGCACCTCCACCGCAGCCACCCGGGGGCGACATGGTGA
- the paaB gene encoding 1,2-phenylacetyl-CoA epoxidase subunit PaaB, which produces MTTPRPTETPAAAADTAPRPGDWPLWEVFVRSRRGLSHTHAGSLHAPDAEMALRNARDLYTRRSEGVSLWVVPSAQITASSPDEKDTFFEPAGDKPYRHPTFYEIPDGVHHL; this is translated from the coding sequence ATGACCACACCCCGCCCCACCGAGACCCCCGCAGCCGCAGCGGACACCGCTCCCCGGCCCGGCGACTGGCCCCTGTGGGAAGTCTTCGTGCGCAGCCGCCGCGGCCTCTCGCACACCCACGCCGGAAGCCTGCATGCGCCGGACGCCGAGATGGCGCTGCGCAACGCCCGGGATCTCTACACCCGCCGCTCGGAAGGCGTCTCCCTCTGGGTGGTGCCCTCCGCGCAGATCACCGCCTCCTCGCCCGACGAGAAGGACACGTTCTTCGAGCCGGCCGGCGACAAGCCCTACCGTCACCCGACCTTCTACGAGATCCCGGACGGGGTGCATCACCTTTGA
- the paaA gene encoding 1,2-phenylacetyl-CoA epoxidase subunit PaaA, translated as MTTIAPEDTAREAVFDATVAADERIEPRDWMPDAYRSTLVRQMAQHAHSEIIGMQPEANWITRAPSLRRKAILMAKVQDEAGHGLYLYSAAETLGTSRDELLDKLHSGRQKYSSIFNYPTLTWADVGAIGWLVDGAAITNQVPLCRCSYGPYARAMVRVCKEESFHQRQGYELLLALSRGTDAQHTMAQDAVNRWWWPSLMMFGPPDDESSHSAQSMAWKIKRHSNDELRQRFVDICVPQAEALGLSLPDPDLTWNDERGHWDFGPIDWTEFHEVLKGNGPCNAQRINRRRQAHEEGAWVREAAAAHAAKHGKATR; from the coding sequence ATGACGACGATCGCGCCGGAGGACACGGCCCGAGAGGCCGTATTCGACGCCACCGTGGCCGCGGACGAGCGCATCGAGCCGCGGGACTGGATGCCGGACGCCTACCGCTCGACTCTCGTGCGGCAGATGGCGCAGCACGCCCACTCCGAGATCATCGGCATGCAGCCGGAAGCCAACTGGATCACCCGCGCGCCGTCCCTGCGCCGCAAGGCGATCCTGATGGCGAAGGTGCAGGACGAGGCCGGCCACGGCTTGTATCTCTACAGCGCCGCCGAGACCCTGGGCACCAGCCGCGACGAGCTGCTCGACAAGCTGCACTCCGGCCGCCAGAAGTACTCCTCGATCTTCAATTACCCGACCCTGACCTGGGCCGACGTCGGAGCCATCGGCTGGCTGGTGGACGGCGCGGCGATCACCAACCAGGTGCCCCTGTGCCGCTGCTCGTACGGCCCCTACGCCCGCGCGATGGTCCGCGTCTGCAAGGAGGAGTCCTTCCACCAGCGACAGGGCTACGAACTCCTGCTGGCCCTCAGCCGCGGCACCGACGCCCAGCACACCATGGCGCAGGACGCGGTGAACCGCTGGTGGTGGCCGTCGCTGATGATGTTCGGCCCGCCCGACGACGAGTCGTCGCACTCCGCACAGTCCATGGCCTGGAAGATCAAACGGCACTCCAACGACGAGCTGCGCCAGCGCTTCGTGGACATCTGCGTCCCCCAGGCCGAGGCCCTCGGGCTCAGCCTCCCCGACCCGGATCTGACGTGGAACGACGAGCGCGGCCACTGGGATTTCGGCCCGATCGACTGGACCGAGTTCCACGAGGTCCTCAAGGGCAACGGCCCCTGCAACGCTCAGCGGATCAACCGCCGGCGGCAGGCGCACGAGGAAGGCGCCTGGGTGCGCGAGGCAGCCGCCGCACACGCGGCCAAGCACGGGAAGGCCACCCGATGA
- a CDS encoding DUF5819 family protein, which produces MQSYGDEPRPLAALSLPSRIIIGVAACAVAAVVAIHLAMMFLHVAPSNTLSKQQGALISDYVYPEYEQNWKLFAPNPLQQNIAVQVRGQLRTGDGAVRTTGWTDLTARDGRAILHNPLPSHTQQNQLRRAWELFSSSHNAQNRPVGSRGELSERYIRRLVLLRMEGEWTRGGGRVEQIQVRSQTTAVTPPPWSSEKISDKPVYRVLPWWQVTADDLPEGAKQQ; this is translated from the coding sequence ATGCAGTCATACGGGGACGAACCGCGGCCATTGGCCGCGCTCTCGCTGCCCTCGCGGATCATCATCGGGGTAGCGGCGTGCGCCGTCGCGGCCGTCGTCGCGATCCATCTCGCCATGATGTTTCTGCACGTCGCGCCGTCGAACACGCTCAGCAAGCAACAGGGCGCCCTGATCAGCGACTATGTGTATCCCGAGTACGAACAGAACTGGAAGCTGTTCGCGCCCAATCCCCTTCAGCAGAACATCGCGGTCCAGGTCCGCGGGCAGCTGCGCACCGGGGACGGCGCCGTGCGGACCACGGGCTGGACCGATCTGACCGCCCGCGACGGCCGCGCCATCCTCCACAACCCGCTTCCCAGCCACACCCAGCAGAACCAGCTGCGCCGGGCCTGGGAGCTCTTCAGCAGCAGTCACAACGCGCAGAACCGCCCGGTGGGCTCCCGCGGTGAGCTGTCCGAGCGCTACATCCGGCGGCTGGTGCTGCTGCGGATGGAGGGCGAGTGGACCCGGGGCGGCGGCCGCGTCGAGCAGATCCAGGTCCGCTCGCAGACGACCGCGGTCACCCCGCCGCCGTGGAGCTCCGAGAAGATCAGCGACAAGCCCGTGTACCGCGTACTGCCCTGGTGGCAGGTCACCGCAGACGACCTGCCCGAGGGGGCGAAGCAGCAGTGA
- a CDS encoding HTTM domain-containing protein has protein sequence MTSPTPQQPQQAPDDRQPPHTTEPTDVPQQAQAPQTPQEASPYEETRIERAIGRGFGFVTARALAPYQTALIRIGFSATWLLFLLREWPHRAVLYGPDSPWSLDMARRLLAGNHAFSVLPWSDSRGWFECVYLLAVVAAALLMLGWRTRTMSVLFMVGVLSLQNRSIFIGDGGDNVIHLMSMYLVLTRCGQVWSLDARRARRAAAGASALGTDETADGPTASRDLTGVVLWAVLGLALAVAQLTGGYGLTWFGHGPFPHIGWSLVLWGLWLTHGLWWAVQRYAPGEPRIVLDTLAKLAHNGALLVIMVEVCLIYATAGWYKIQGNRWQDGTAVYYPMHLDYFSPWPGLSELLGSNGVMVMLITYGTVIVQVAFPFTLFNRRLKNVLLVAMICEHLSIAFLLGLPFFSLAMITADAVFLPTNFLTWLSGRLSGLRERLFPRGRKTGPAPGAGGGEPPARTEHGGGGHTLVG, from the coding sequence GTGACATCACCGACGCCCCAGCAGCCTCAGCAGGCGCCGGACGACCGGCAGCCCCCGCACACCACGGAGCCGACCGACGTGCCTCAGCAAGCACAGGCACCACAGACGCCCCAGGAAGCCTCCCCGTACGAGGAGACCCGTATAGAGCGCGCCATAGGCCGTGGCTTCGGGTTCGTCACCGCACGGGCGCTGGCCCCGTACCAGACCGCCCTGATCCGGATCGGCTTCTCGGCGACCTGGCTGCTGTTCCTGCTGCGCGAATGGCCGCACCGCGCGGTGCTCTACGGGCCCGACAGCCCCTGGAGTCTGGACATGGCGCGCCGGCTCCTGGCCGGCAACCACGCCTTCTCCGTGCTGCCATGGTCCGACAGCCGCGGCTGGTTCGAGTGCGTCTACCTCCTGGCGGTCGTAGCCGCCGCGCTGCTGATGCTCGGCTGGCGCACCCGCACCATGTCGGTGCTTTTCATGGTGGGCGTGCTCTCGCTGCAGAACCGCAGCATCTTCATAGGGGACGGCGGCGACAACGTCATCCACCTGATGTCGATGTATCTCGTGCTGACCCGGTGCGGGCAGGTCTGGTCGCTGGACGCGCGCCGCGCCAGGCGGGCCGCGGCCGGCGCCTCGGCCTTGGGTACGGACGAAACCGCCGACGGCCCCACCGCCTCCCGTGACCTGACCGGAGTCGTGCTGTGGGCCGTGCTCGGCCTCGCTCTGGCCGTCGCCCAGCTGACCGGCGGCTACGGCCTCACCTGGTTCGGGCACGGCCCGTTCCCGCACATCGGCTGGAGCCTGGTCCTGTGGGGGCTGTGGCTGACCCACGGCCTGTGGTGGGCGGTGCAGCGGTACGCGCCCGGTGAGCCGCGGATCGTCCTGGACACCCTCGCCAAGCTCGCCCACAACGGCGCACTGCTGGTGATCATGGTCGAGGTGTGCCTGATCTACGCCACCGCCGGCTGGTACAAGATCCAGGGAAACCGCTGGCAGGACGGCACCGCGGTCTACTACCCGATGCACCTGGACTACTTCTCCCCCTGGCCCGGGCTGTCCGAGCTGCTCGGCAGCAACGGCGTGATGGTCATGCTGATCACCTACGGCACGGTGATCGTGCAGGTCGCGTTCCCGTTCACGCTCTTCAACCGCCGGCTGAAGAATGTGCTGCTGGTCGCGATGATCTGCGAGCACCTCTCGATCGCGTTCCTGCTGGGACTGCCGTTCTTCTCGCTCGCGATGATCACCGCGGACGCGGTCTTCCTGCCGACGAACTTCCTGACCTGGCTCTCCGGGCGCCTCTCCGGCCTGCGGGAACGGCTCTTCCCGCGCGGCCGGAAGACCGGGCCCGCCCCCGGGGCCGGGGGCGGAGAGCCGCCGGCCCGTACGGAGCACGGCGGCGGGGGCCATACGCTCGTGGGGTGA